DNA sequence from the Carassius carassius chromosome 6, fCarCar2.1, whole genome shotgun sequence genome:
TGGAAATGCgtcagatatttttgatgcattttcatattcatgtcatACCCTGATTATCAAACCTCTAGCATGTTCATAAAACAACTATAAAATTCAGCTTTTGCACTTTTTACACAGACATCACAAATACTGTAACATAATGAATGACCTCATTagaatgatcatttaatcacagtgtcAGAGAATGGCAGAGTATGTATTGTACACAGTAATTGGAAGTTCTCCTCTGTCGTGCTGCTGGGCATCACAAGACCCTGTAGAATCAGAACATGTCATTCTGAACCCAGCAGAATAAGAAAATGTCTGAACGAAACTCTATAAGATCAATGGGCATGCCAAGGTCCTGAGTTATCATATCCTACAGTGCACGAAATACTCTCACATTTGCGAGTATTTATTTTGCACTTTGGTGAATCTGAGAGTAGCACATATCTTTTTGCAGGTATCCCAGTGGAGGATAAGGTGAACATCTTCATCAACAGCTTTGGGTCGATCCAGGAGACTACAATggtaagagaaaaaaaagcattagtTAATATGTGTGCGTAATTTACTTATATgtgaattgagatttatacatcatctgaaagctgaataaataagctatttatattacaattttgACTGAGATACAAGTGTATGAGGGTGCAACACATCTAAAtcctgagaaaatcacctttaaagttgtccaaatgaagttcttagcaatgcatattactaatgaaaAATGATGTTTTGATATAtcaacagtaggaaatttacaaaatatcttcatggaacatgatctttacttaatatcctaatgatttttagaaaaatttataattttgaaccatactatgttttttggctattgctaaaaatattccccagcgacttaaaactgttttttgtggtccaggaccaCATATAATATATTCTATCTGACCAAACTTTTCTTTGCATCATTTATTCCATATTAGTCAAGCATGCAGTCTTGTTAAATGTACGTTTGATCGATTGACAGTATACTTTCTGTTTACCCTACATCGTACCAAGACTAACTGTACGTTTCATGTCCAGGATTACCGTGTTAATATATTCCTGCGTCAGCGCTGGAATGACCCACGGCTGCGGCTACCAACTGATTTTAAGTCCGATGCATTGACCGTGGATCCAAAAATGTTCCAGTGCCTGTGGAAGCCAGATCTGTTTTTCGCCAATGAAAAAAGTGCTAATTTTCATGATGTCACACAGGAAAACATACTTCTGTTCATTTTCCGCAATGGAGATATCCTCATCAGCATGAGGTAAGTCACGGTCAGATGTTTTAcagtttaagaaaataaataagcaaCAGTGTAgcattaaattaaactttttactGCATGTACTGCATTGCTCTGTGGTTCAAAATGCAAACTTACAAAAGCATGCATTATTATATGTGGACatgtatatttttcagttttggttAATAAGCCTCAAGTGCACTGCGTTAGGGGATAATCATATTCTGGATTGTTCTAGATAATAATCCTCTGTGATAAAAATGCTGTGATAGTGCATTTGCTTaagtttattgttttaataaaacagtggcaatattataataataacaccATTGTTGAGTGTATAGTTTCTATTAAGTTATTCACTTTTAATAGTTGTATTATAAAAGAGTGTTGCTTCCATGTTTTGCCCTAATAAGGGATACAAatctattttgtgtgtgtgttttgtgtctgcAATGTTGTTCCTAAAAGCTGCTTCTCCAACTCCCactgtggtcagtaagatttttttaaagcaagtaTTATCTTCATTCAGCAGGAATGCATTAAGTTGCTCAAAAGagtcagtaaagacttttacattttacaataaataaactcaaaagtatcacagttttttaaatgttttcaacattaaaaataataagaaatgcttctttaGCATCAggtaagcatattagaataactTCTGAAGACTGaaattcaaatagaaatgttaaattataatagtatttcaGTGTTACtgtttatactgtgtttttactcaGATAAATACATTAATCCTTGGTAAGTACAAGAGAAATATGAAAgcaaccccagacttttgaatgctAGTGAAGATTAATGTCATTGCTGCATTTTTTGATTAAATTTAAAGCAGTTACCATTCTCAGaacttttaaatcattatatagtATCCAATTCAAATCTAATAATATAATCTCTTTATGCTGTTTCAGAAAGTTTAGAGTTTTGTATCAGAGAACATCAGCGATTAATGCAATATTCACCATATGGTTTGCAGCAAATTAGAATTAGGCCTAAACAGTATGTACTGATAAATATGAAGAAAAACTGTttatatcacataaaaaaaaaaaaaagcgtatGTCAAATGCTAATTGCAGTTTATCAGTGTTATTACCTTCTGTTTCAAATCTACCCTtggagttgatttatttcacagaTGTAAAATGCTTATTACACCTCTGGCAATGTGTTCGAGTTACTTTTGTTTTGCTGAATAATCTATTGGAATGATTCTTCTTGCATTCACATTTTTCATTGGACACTTTTTTGCTATATATTAAtcttgttgtttttctttcaatttattctgCTCTGATCTTTAACCGCAGCATTTAGATAGCAGAATGTTTGAAGCCATGGCTGTTTGCTCAAGCTGAAAGGGTCTTTGTGGCAGATGAGAGAATATGCTACATCTTTGCTtagccatgtgtgtgtgtgtgtgtgtgtgtgtgtgggtgtgagagagagagagagagcgccttAAAGTGAGATTCTTACCctttactctttctctctctctctctctctctctctctctctctctctctctctctctctctcatctgctgctgctgctccacATGCACTCAGAACTAATGAGCcttgcagtgtatgtgtgtgtgtgtatcctctcttcacacactctctcttgctCACGTCCTTCTGTTCTAAACTCTAAAAAACTGGCTACCTATTTACATAATTTCTCCCTTTTTTCAGATTGTCTGTCACTCTTTCTTGCCCTCTGGATCTAACGCTGTTTCCTATGGACACCCAGCTCTGCAAGATGCAGTTAGAGAGCTgttagtaaaacacacacacacaaactggtaCTCCTGCAATAAAATGAAActaatatgttttatttgtattttaagagAGAGCAATAATGGAAAGAATGAGGTAAAATGTTTGTCaattttgggtgtgtgtgtgtgtgtgtgtgtgtgtgtagttggcTATACCACAAGGGACCTGGTGTTTATGTGGCAGTCTGGAGACCCTGTTCAGATGGATGAGATTGCTTTGCCACAGTTTGATGTAAAGCAAGAGGATATCAAGTATGGAAATTGCACAAAGTTCTACCCGGGAACAGGTAtagataaacatttaaaaacacactCATATCTGCATACATATTAAAAGAGGGTGACATTGAAATGGGACATGGTTTTCAGGAAGGCAACAGCTCAAGaatagcacacacaaacacacatacacactcatgcaAGTAAGAAAACGTTCACCTCATACCTCTTTTACAGTCCTAATTAAGACTCAAATGAATTAATACCTCTGAGATGGGTAGCTTggcattctttcattcattcattcaatgatATCTCTTTGTACTCACATGATAATTTCtaatcaaaatttcacatttaattatttaagtagCCATGAGGCATAGTGCATAGTCAGTCGGtcattatttcaaaataagacCCTTCaggttattaaaaatatatctttttttggaATAATAACctgctgactgtacattatccatTACTTTGCCCATTCATAaacacacatactcatatttactaCCTTTAACATAAAGTATAGTTTTAGAAGTATTTGAGTGTATTTCTCCTGTGGAAATCTATTACATAATACAGTATTGACTTCTTATGTAAGAGAACAGAACAGCATGAGGGTAACTTGCtaagattacacacacacacacacacacacacacacacacacacgcacacacgttcATATGAATGATCAAACACAGTCACACCATAAACAAGACGATAAAAAGAACACCTACAGCCTGCTCTTAATGATCTCGTTAACTATTTTAAGGTGAAACAGTCACACAGAGCTCAGAGCTGGTTGTGTTTCTTGAGAAAAAGGTTTATTTGCATACTGACGATGGTCTCCGCACGTGAGACACAAGTCAGAGGTGTTTCTAAATGCACTGTTCTGTTCTTTATATCTGTGAGTGATGATATACTGCTTTAAAATGAACACTCTAGAGATGTGTGCGaatgatttggagaaatgtagcattggatgacttgctcaccaatggatgctctgtagtgaatgggtgccgtcagaattagagtccaaactgctgataaaaacatcacaataatccacaccactccagtccatccgttaatgtcttgtgaagacaAAAGCTGCTTGTTATTTATGGCTGTTTGCAGTGTATAAGACATCTAAATAGACATTAATGGATTCATTTTTGCTCCACTTAATTTGCCAAAATAGAGCTTGTGCTCCTCTGATTAATTGTGTTTGATATTTTTTGTTGTagtttatttagtgttttttgaCAGATGTTCAGTGTTCAACAGGGATTTCACAATGACTCCTGGAGACAGATGAACTCTAAGGGAATctgcaaatgcacacacacacacacacacacacacacaaacacacacacacacacaaacagacacactgaactgtttctttaacttTAACATTTGGCACTGTGGACTTCTGGGAAATAATTTATTCAAAGtcactgttttatttttgtcatttcgtCTAAGCTAGTAACTCTTATTTTCACTACACTTCAtaaaaaaatcatgcattttGCTTGATAGCGTTCTGAGGTGAAAATGACAGTGATGGAAACATTTTTGGCATAATATGGCAGACTCCTTTGTCTTACTAAGACTAATTTCATAGCCAGCATTTTATGTATCCCGAGGACACAGAACTGAACTTATGGAATATTTGACAAAATGGCATTTCAATTGGAAATGACGTGCAATAATAATATTCTGTTCACGAGTGACATTTTCAGTTTCGTGAATGTTCACTATCATCACTATCATCTCATATTTCATCTCATGCTCCCCACTGACATCTGGGACAAGGGTAAAACAATAAAACCTGTCCTATACAGTGCATAAAAAGCAGTTCATAGGAACAATTTCAAGACTTTgatttcatgtttaatgcatCCTCTATAGGTTATTATACATGTGTGGAAGTCATCTTCACTCTCAGGAGGCAGGTGGGCTTTTATATGATGGGTGTTTATGCTCCCACCCTGCTGATTGTCGTCCTGTCATGGCTGTCCTTCTGGATCAACCCAGACGCCAGTGCAGCTCGAGTCCCTTTAGGTGAGTCAGTCTTCAGATGAACACCACATACATTAGCTGTTATTAGAACTGCAGTGTTGTGTTTGATGACCCTTATCTTTCTTATATtgcatttatgatttaataaGCCATGGGATTTTATGTGCAGGCTTTGTAAATACAAAATTCTAATAATTAACCAATTATATTTCTCAATTTATGTATACTGTTTAAAGTGCCCTTATTATgacactttttattttctcttccaATAAGATTGCATGCATGCAAGCTAAAAAAACtttcgttttctcaaaatatgcatttaatatcacctcattttccagTTCTCAAATGATttagtctctctaaaccccttcCTTTCCATGAGCCTACTccactctgattggtcagatggcccagtctgttgtgattggtccaCCATGTACAGCCTGTGTCAGAAACAATACGCCCATTGCCATAGTTCCCTATTTTGAACACTCTATGATTTATCATATCCtcaggttgtgattcagtggaaccagctggtccaaataaactggGAACTGAGACATCTTTCAAGAGCAAGTGTTTTGTGAATACCGCGTTAAACTCCCTGAGATtagaaaagcatttaaatgatgggaacacaaaaaaagattggGCTTGAACTGCTGTTGTACAGTTAAAAAAATGTCTTATTCTTTGCAGCCTTATCTTTCGAAAGTGAAAATCTAAAACTAATTTACTTTCACAGTGTAGGACACGGCGTCTTCTTGACATGAACAAGCTACAGTATTTAAGAGCGGGTCAagttgtttttactttatttattgtgcattttGGGCTTTTCAACTTTGCAGATCGTTtgcattcacatacagctacagtacattacacactgcatcaAATGCAATGATGGAAATAGTATGATAGGAGCACTTTAAATgtgtggggtaaaaaaaaaaattcttatgatcaccaaagctgcatttatttgatagcaaaactgtaatattgtgaaatcgtattacagtttaaaataactattttctatgtgaatatattttaaaatgtaatttatcgcTGTGATCAGAGCACATGatcttcggaaatcattctactGCTtcgctgttcaagaaacatttcggattattatcaatgttgaatatagttgtgctgcttcatatttttattgaaaccatgatgcatgtttttctggattctttgaataaaacatttgaaagaacatttatttgaaatcaattttttttaacaatttataatttaccataacttttttattaatttaacacatcctttgtacacatccattatttatttcttttcattatatggaataaataattaatcatttataatcatcaaaataataaagtatttttcataataaatgaacatttaaacaattaaattgtattcataaaaaaaaaaaaactaagatccTTTAGTTATGTGCTTTCTTGAGCTTCAAATAACTTCTAATGgggcaacataaaaaataaataaatgaaaaaaaattatagcaaGTCACCCAGTCCTGAACTTCTCTCTTCTCATCTCTCTAATTTATCCATATTTATCCCCAGAATAAAAAACACCTTTATAAAAGACATATATTAAgttatataattttaaagaaaaattactCAATGTACTGAAATTAAAATCTGTCCTGGTTTTGCTAAAACTCTAAACTTctaaacatttatatttgaaatgtatatgaAACTTCTGGACACATGAAGGGGTACAAATGTTAAAGAATCTTTCCACTTACTCTGAGAGCTTCCTCCGTCAGTCATTCCCTTGATTACCTGTAATCCGGCCCGTTTTTCCTCTCTTATCTCTCCATCTTCCTCCTTTCATAGGCTCCACCTCTCCTTCATTCCTTTCTCTCATTTATTCATCTGTCCATTTCAGAGACGGCTGTCACTCCCAGGTcagtttgaacattaaagcatcatAAATCATTGTATAACTTGTGCTAAAGTGAGAAGAAACTCAAGAGCAGCGCACAGTAATATGATTTATGTAGTTACAGTATGTGGGATTtttccttctgtctctcctgtctgtctgtctctctctttagGTATTCTGTCTGTCCTGTCGCTGTCGTCTGAGTGTATGTCTCTAGCGTCTGAGCTTCCTAAGGTCTCCTATGTGAAAGCCATTGATATCTGGATGATTGCCTGTTTGCTGTTTGGTTTTGCCTCTCTTGTGGAGTACGCTGTGGTTCAGGTGTGTATGCACATGTCTGCTCTTGTCTTGTATTCATATATTTCCTCGAGTCGGGACGTTGCAGAACTACAGATTTAGCCGCTTCAGGACACTGTGTGGGTGTTTCACACTTTGAGCCCTGTGTCAACTTTCAGAAAATAAAATTGCTTAAAATTTTACACTCTTAGTTTATTTTGTCCACAGTGAAAAtctgattta
Encoded proteins:
- the LOC132142202 gene encoding glycine receptor subunit beta-like isoform X1, translated to MVLKGLILLMLLIQFSAVSFAKDGGRPKKGKKGKQVVCPSQLSAEDLDRVPANSTSNILNRLMMTYDSRIRPNFKGIPVEDKVNIFINSFGSIQETTMDYRVNIFLRQRWNDPRLRLPTDFKSDALTVDPKMFQCLWKPDLFFANEKSANFHDVTQENILLFIFRNGDILISMRLSVTLSCPLDLTLFPMDTQLCKMQLESFGYTTRDLVFMWQSGDPVQMDEIALPQFDVKQEDIKYGNCTKFYPGTGYYTCVEVIFTLRRQVGFYMMGVYAPTLLIVVLSWLSFWINPDASAARVPLGILSVLSLSSECMSLASELPKVSYVKAIDIWMIACLLFGFASLVEYAVVQVMLNSPKRIEEEKAKMTQKDKAREKENKTLAKTNSANGTGGTPIHVSTLQVVENRCKKVCTSKSDLRSNDFSIVGSLPRDFELSNFDCYGKPIEVTDAAGKSQKKNNKKPAPPKPVIPSAAKRIDLYARALFPFTFLFFNVIYWSVYL
- the LOC132142202 gene encoding glycine receptor subunit beta-like isoform X2; amino-acid sequence: MVLKGLILLMLLIQFSAVSFAKDGGRPKKGKKGKQVVCPSQLSAEDLDRVPANSTSNILNRLMMTYDSRIRPNFKGIPVEDKVNIFINSFGSIQETTMDYRVNIFLRQRWNDPRLRLPTDFKSDALTVDPKMFQCLWKPDLFFANEKSANFHDVTQENILLFIFRNGDILISMRLSVTLSCPLDLTLFPMDTQLCKMQLESFGYTTRDLVFMWQSGDPVQMDEIALPQFDVKQEDIKYGNCTKFYPGTGYYTCVEVIFTLRRQVGFYMMGVYAPTLLIVVLSWLSFWINPDASAARVPLGSTSPSFLSLIYSSVHFRDGCHSQVSLNIKAS